The following is a genomic window from Nitrospira sp..
CTGCAGGCACTCAGCACCGCCGACCTGCCCGCCCGAGACAAACTGCACAAACTAATCGAGGGATTGGTGGGTGGAGCGGCAGGCCATCAAGGCTGGCATGCAAGGGTGTTGGGACGTGAACTGCTTTCCCCCACGTCCCATCTTCAAGTTCTGCGGCAACACGAAATTTTCCCCAAAATTCGGATCGTCATGTCCATCCTCAGTGAGATTACGTCGATTCCTCCGAACGATCCGGCCCTGACGCGTTGCGCAATGAGCATTGCCGCGCCATGCTTGGTGCTACTGGTTGCCGGAAGCAGCACGCCCGCCATTCCACGCGAAATTCTTGGAAAATCCAGCGAGGCGCTGATCTCGCATCTCTACCGCTTTGCCATCGGTGGGCTCGATGCTATTGCGCGGGAATACGCGAAGGCGGAAAAAACGAAGATACTGCCAAACACCATACAGGCCACGAAGAAGTCGGCGTCATCAAAACAATGACGCCCACGGTTTAAACGACGCCTCTCGACAGCTCTTCCGGCTCAATTCTTTCCAGTTGTGCGAAACCCGTTCATATCGTAAGGTACGATCAGTCGATCTGTTCTCACTGTCACTATCAAGAAAGGATGACTCATGCGCACGCTCGCAGTATTTGCCGTAACCATTGCCCTGCTGGGCAGCCCGTCGGCGTTTGCCGCATCGGGAGAGCCAACCAATGACGATCAAAAGACCCTGTACGCCCTCGGCCTGGCAATCAGCCAATCGCTTGCCACGTTCGCGCTGTCTGAATCGGAACTGGACTTCGTCAAGTCCGGTCTCACCGATGGAGCCTTGAAGCGCACTCCCAAAGTCGACCTCCAAGCATTCGGCCCGAAAATTCAACAGCTCCAGCAAGCGCGAGCCTCCGTGGTGGCGGACGCGGAAAAGAAAGCTGGCGCCGCCTATCTCGCAAAAGCCGCCGCTGAAAAGGGCTCTATCAAGACGGAGTCTGGAATCGTCATCACTCCGATGAAGCCCGGAACCGGCGCCACGCCGAAACCGACCGATACCGTCAAGGTGCATTACCATGGCACCCTGCTCGATGGCACTGTCTTCGACAGCTCCGTGAAGCGCGGCGAGCCCGCCACCTTCCCATTGAGCCAAGTCATTAAGTGCTGGACGGAAGGCGTGCAGCAAATCAAGGTTGGCGGCAAGAGCCGCCTCGTCTGCCCGGCGAATTTGGCCTACGGAGATCGTGGATCACCTCCCGCAATCAAGCCAGGCGCTACGCTTGTTTTTGAAGTGGAGCTCTTGGAAATCGCGGCGGCGAAATAATCCCGGCGATATTCACGGGGCGGTGGCGTGCGCTGCACGGCACCGCCCCGCTGTATTTGAGGAAGATCGCGGGATGCCGTCAATTACCCTTGACCCCATCACGGCTTCTGCGGTATCGTCCACCACTTCCGCTGAAGTGAGTGCCGTGCCGAGGTAGCTCAGTTGGTAGAGCACAGCCCTGAAAAGGCTGGTGTCGACAGTTCGATTCTGTCCCTCGGCACCATAAAACCTTCAAAATATTAGCAAAATTCTCCCCGCCAGCCGTCACGCACCTCACTCCACTTTTGTGAATTTTTCAGGCTTTTTCGTTCTGTTTTGCCCGATTGGTTGTCCAAATGGTTGTCCAAAACCAAACGCCTTGAACCGTTAACGGAGGCTCAGTTACGGACTTTTTGCTGCTCTGCAATGCCCTGCTTCACACCCATTTTGGCACTCCACACAACCTCTCCCTGATCGGTTCTCCATTCGCACCAGATTCCATTCCCATCACTTCGAATTGCTTTTGAAAATTTTCTGCAAATGTGACGACGCCTCCCTCTAGAAAGGATCGAGCTATCAATCGGTTTCAGGTACACTGCCGGGCAATCACGTGATTGGGTAGTGAGGTCTTTGCATGCAGTGGATCGCTCCTTCCGAAAAAGACACGGCGACGAACGCACTGGAGAAGCGGCTCTGGGATGCCGCCGATCAGCTACGGGCGAACAGCGGCCTCACCTCCGCGCAATACTCTACACCGGTGCTCGGCCTCATCTTCCTTCGCTTCGCCGATGTGCGCTTTGCGAAGATGCGGGCTGCCTTGGAGACGACCGCCTTGTGGTCACATCGCGAATCGCGCATGGACGAATCGGTCGCCTACCGTGCCGAGGGGGTTGTCCATCTTACGCCAAACGCCCGAGTCGAGAAGCTATTGCACCTATCTGAAAGCCGCAATGCCGCCCGGGCTACCAATGAGGCGATGTGCGACATCAAAAAACATAATGCTGAGTTCGTCGGAGTGCCGCCTAAGGCTTATGAAGTCGTCACCCATAGACTGCTGAACGAACTGTTCAAGCGCGTCTCCGAAATGCCCGCCACCATCGACTACGACTCCTTCGGACTCGCCTACGAATACTTTCTCGGCGAATTCGCAAGGACGGAAAGGCAAAAGAGCGGCGAGTTTATCAATAGCGACGGGTTCTTCGCAGCCTACAGGCAAGACTCAGAGGAGCCTCTAGCCCTATCTAGGAGTTTAACTACACTGCCTTGGGTATGGCCAAGAAAAGGCCCGGCGTTGATACCCAACTCCGCTATGGCAACACCTTCTGCGATAACAAATGGTCTAGCGTTAAAGTCGCCTTTACCTTCTCTAAGCACCCTTCAGTGATAGTCAGTGGCGAGGCAAGCTGCTCAATTCCAAGCATCTTAGGACAATAACTTCTGAGAGACTCCTAGTGTGCTGACGGTAGCACTCATACCTCAATCCAATTTCCTCGAATCTGGCAAGTTGCCTTTCGGTGACCTCGTTCGCTTCGCAGTACGCGAGGGGCGGCGTCCGCGGCCCATCTATCAAATCCACAAGTGGTTCGCGCGCCGCCTCGGGTGCTCATTTCGAGCATTGCTTGTCGGCGCCGTAGCGGCCCCGACTGCCGACTTCTGGAGTGCCTACTACGAGACTACAAACCTCCAGGGACTGACGATTCTCGACCCGTTTGTCGGTGGCGGCACCTCGGTCGTCGAGGCGGCGAGGCTTGGAGCGTCGGCCATCGGCGTCGACGTCGATCCCATCGCCTGCGCAGTCACCTCGGCTGAGTTGACCGCCGCGACTCTTGAGGACCTGCTGCCTACGCTCCGCACATTGCAGGAGAGCGTCGGTAAGACGCTTGTCTCCTTCCACGCCGTGAGGAGTTCTGACGGCAAGCCACTCACCGCCGTTCACTACTTCTGGGTCCAGATCGTTGCGTGCCCGGCGTGCAAGAAGATTGGGGAGGCTCATCCGAATTACGTGCTCGCCGAGGAAGCTGGCCAGAAGCGCTGGACGTTCTGCCGGAAGTGTCACGAGCCTCACGCACTGGGGGCGGGCCGACGGAGCTTCACATGCCCGTCCTGCAAGACCAAGACCGCGCTCAACTCAGCACCCGTGCAGAACGGCACATACACGTGCCAGCACTGCAACAAAGGTACGCCCCTCATCGCACTTGGTCGAGAGACGAAGCAGCCGCCGACCTGGCGCCTGTTCGCGATCGAGGCAATTCCTCGCACGAAGAGGCGACCGGTGCCGATGAAGGAGCGGGTCTTCCTGCGAGCCACCGCTGCTCATCAAGCTGCCGTCACGCGGGCTAGCAAGGCGCTTCGACAGGAACTCGAGGCCGACCCAGACTTCCTGCCTCGCCATAAGATCGAGAAAAAACACCGATCCGACACGCGCCTCACGGACTACGGCTATCGACAGTGGTCTCAGCTCTTCAACGATCGCCAGCTCCTGCACCTCGGTCATCTCGCACGTGCGATCAAAAAGCTGCCCGATGACGAGCGCCACGCGATCGGGCTCGCCTTCAGCAATCACCTCACGACAAACTGCATGCTTACGTCCTACGCGGCTGGGTGGCGACGGCTCACACCGNNNNNNNNNNNNNNNNNNNNNNNNNNNNNNNNNNNNNNNNNNNNNNNNNNNNNNNNNNNNNNNNNNNNNNNNNNNNNNNNNNNNNNNNNNNNNNNNNNNNCAATTGTCAAGCCGTCGCGCCATCGACTCCCCAGCGTCCCCTCTTCATGCTTTTCACATAAATAAGTCAATACTCATGCCTGGACTTCCCAGGATTTAACGGACACCTTTGAAGTGGTCGTTAGCACATGGGAGGGTCTATGAATCATAGGCGTCAATCACAACATGTCCGAATGAAGTATGCCTTCATCAAGGCCCATCGTCGAGAGTTTGATACGGCCATGATGTGTCGCCTCCTCGACGTCTCGCGCAGCGGGTTCTATGCCTGGGTGCAGAATCCGCTCTCCGATCGAGCACGGGAAGATCAGCGGTTGCTCGGCCTGATCCGCGCGTCCTATACAGCGAGCCACGGCATCTATGGAGCCCCACGGATCTTTCTCGATCTACGTGAAGCCGGCGAGACGTGTAGCAAGCACCGTGTCGCTCGAATCATGCGGGCCAATAACATAAAAGCCCTCCACGGCTACCGAGCTCCCCGGTACAGCAGAAGCCCCGTGTCACTCCTGACACCCAATACGCTGCAACGAGGGTTTACCGTCCCACGCCCGAACACCGCCTGGGTCACGGATATTACCTATGTGCGCACGTGGGAAGGCTGGCTCTATCTGGCCGTCGTGATGGACCTGTACTCCCGCCGCATTGTCGGCTGGTCAACAAAACCCACGATGGCTCGAGAGCTCGGGCTGGACGCGCTTCTCATGGCCGTCCGGCGACGCAAGCCCACGCACACACTGATCCATTCCGATCAAGACTCACAATTTGGCAATGATGCGTGGCGACGCTTCTGTCATGCTCATCATCTTGAACCGAGTATGAGCCGACGTGGAAACTGTTGGGCTAACGCGGTGGCGGAATCGTTCTTTAGCAGTTTAAAGAAAGAGCGGATCAAGAAACGAATCTACACGACTCGGGATCTGGCCACTGCCGAGATCTACGACTACATCGAAATGTTTTATAATCCCATTCGTCGACATAGCCATCTGAGCGGGGTCAGCCCAGAGATGTTTGAAGCCGTATCGAACCGGGCGTAAAGTGTCCGCAAAACCCGGGCTAGCTCAGGCTACTTTTCTAGCAGCTTCCTCGGCCTCCCCCGCTGCCGCATCGTCGCTTCCAACTCCAACGTCTCCGCCATCTTTGCTTGCCAGTATTCCCTTCCACGGGAAAGAAAAGGTGGCAGGAACCATTCCCGATGCGTGGCAGCCCGGCACCTTCCTCGCCACGCCTTCTCGCACCTTGCTTCCCTCCCCTTGACAAACATCCGCACCAACCGTACGATTTGTACAATTCGTACACTTCCAATGAGGTCATCCATGGCACATCTTCCATCCAGTAAAGCACGCGAAGGATTTGCAGACACCATCAACCGTGTCG
Proteins encoded in this region:
- a CDS encoding hypothetical protein (Evidence 5 : Unknown function; MaGe:77308033) translates to MGMAKKRPGVDTQLRYGNTFCDNKWSSVKVAFTFSKHPSVIVSGEASCSIPSILGQ
- a CDS encoding hypothetical protein (Evidence 5 : Unknown function; MaGe:77308034), which produces MLTVALIPQSNFLESGKLPFGDLVRFAVREGRRPRPIYQIHKWFARRLGCSFRALLVGAVAAPTADFWSAYYETTNLQGLTILDPFVGGGTSVVEAARLGASAIGVDVDPIACAVTSAELTAATLEDLLPTLRTLQESVGKTLVSFHAVRSSDGKPLTAVHYFWVQIVACPACKKIGEAHPNYVLAEEAGQKRWTFCRKCHEPHALGAGRRSFTCPSCKTKTALNSAPVQNGTYTCQHCNKGTPLIALGRETKQPPTWRLFAIEAIPRTKRRPVPMKERVFLRATAAHQAAVTRASKALRQELEADPDFLPRHKIEKKHRSDTRLTDYGYRQWSQLFNDRQLLHLGHLARAIKKLPDDERHAIGLAFSNHLTTNCMLTSYAAGWRRLTPXXXXXXXXXXXXXXXXXXXXXXXXXXXXXXXXXXIVKPSRHRLPSVPSSCFSHK
- a CDS encoding transposase (MaGe:77308035); translated protein: MNHRRQSQHVRMKYAFIKAHRREFDTAMMCRLLDVSRSGFYAWVQNPLSDRAREDQRLLGLIRASYTASHGIYGAPRIFLDLREAGETCSKHRVARIMRANNIKALHGYRAPRYSRSPVSLLTPNTLQRGFTVPRPNTAWVTDITYVRTWEGWLYLAVVMDLYSRRIVGWSTKPTMARELGLDALLMAVRRRKPTHTLIHSDQDSQFGNDAWRRFCHAHHLEPSMSRRGNCWANAVAESFFSSLKKERIKKRIYTTRDLATAEIYDYIEMFYNPIRRHSHLSGVSPEMFEAVSNRA
- a CDS encoding hypothetical protein (Evidence 5 : Unknown function; MaGe:77308036); amino-acid sequence: MLASIPFHGKEKVAGTIPDAWQPGTFLATPSRTLLPSP
- a CDS encoding hypothetical protein (Evidence 5 : Unknown function; MaGe:77308031), yielding MRSSPCLFRKERSTACKDLTTQSRDCPAVYLKPIDSSILSRGRRRHICRKFSKAIRSDGNGIWCEWRTDQGEVVWSAKMGVKQGIAEQQKVRN
- a CDS encoding FKBP-type peptidyl-prolyl cis-trans isomerase FkpA (MaGe:77308030), which gives rise to MRTLAVFAVTIALLGSPSAFAASGEPTNDDQKTLYALGLAISQSLATFALSESELDFVKSGLTDGALKRTPKVDLQAFGPKIQQLQQARASVVADAEKKAGAAYLAKAAAEKGSIKTESGIVITPMKPGTGATPKPTDTVKVHYHGTLLDGTVFDSSVKRGEPATFPLSQVIKCWTEGVQQIKVGGKSRLVCPANLAYGDRGSPPAIKPGATLVFEVELLEIAAAK
- a CDS encoding hypothetical protein (Evidence 5 : Unknown function; MaGe:77308032), with protein sequence MQWIAPSEKDTATNALEKRLWDAADQLRANSGLTSAQYSTPVLGLIFLRFADVRFAKMRAALETTALWSHRESRMDESVAYRAEGVVHLTPNARVEKLLHLSESRNAARATNEAMCDIKKHNAEFVGVPPKAYEVVTHRLLNELFKRVSEMPATIDYDSFGLAYEYFLGEFARTERQKSGEFINSDGFFAAYRQDSEEPLALSRSLTTLPWVWPRKGPALIPNSAMATPSAITNGLALKSPLPSLSTLQ
- a CDS encoding Transcriptional regulator YbiH, TetR family (MaGe:77308029), with product MSLIRRNTTSRALRTDGAATYARILETAGELFAASGFAETSSKAIAAQAKADLASINYHFGSRGGLYQAVLADAHRRFISMETLQALSTADLPARDKLHKLIEGLVGGAAGHQGWHARVLGRELLSPTSHLQVLRQHEIFPKIRIVMSILSEITSIPPNDPALTRCAMSIAAPCLVLLVAGSSTPAIPREILGKSSEALISHLYRFAIGGLDAIAREYAKAEKTKILPNTIQATKKSASSKQ